The window CAAAGGTTTTGGCGACCGGTCGCACACCACGTGCATCGGCCGCACGCGGGTATGAAGCAGAAGACGACCTTGTCCCCCGGAGCAAATCCAATCGTGTTGGGCCCCACCGAGTCGACGATTCCCGCACCTTCATGCCCACCGGCGAAGGGGTAGGTCTGCACGGGCAGATCACCGCTGGCGATGTGCTCGTCGGAGTGGCAGAGCCCAGCGGCAACCATCTTCACCCTGAGCTCTCCGGCTCTGGGATCGTCGAGCTCCATATCGACGACCTCGTATTTTGCGGGAGGCTGGCGAATGATCGCGCCGCGTGTCCTCACATCCGCTCCTCAGTTACATATCACTCGAAAATGCCAGGCCGGCCATGCGTTTCGTCGTCATGAAAAGGTCAGTTCCGGACCCAAAGCACGTTGGTGGGCACCTAAGCAACCAGGGCCGCCGCCAGCTCGCGCCATTCCCTGCGCGGGAATTCTGGGGGCATTTGACCCCAGTTTTCGCCGATGACCTGGATGCAGACGTGATCTGCGCCGGCCTCGTGATGCGAGTACACCTTCTTTCGGATCTCTTCCGGCTTACCCCACGCGACCAATGCATCAACTAGCTGATCGCTGCCCCCATCCAGGAAGTCCTCTTCTTTCCAGCCGAGGCGTAGAAGATTTCGACAATAATTCGGAAAGCCAAGGTAGGCGCCCGTGTATTTCCGGGCGATCTCCCGCGCTCGAGTGGCCTGCTGCTCGAGCACTACCGCGTGCTCGGGAGCCAATAATGCGTCGCCGCCCAACGATTCTCGCGCCCGCCGCGTATGCTCCGCAGTGACGAAATAGGGGTGAACGCCTGCGGCTCGTTCCTTTGCCGTCTTGAGCATCTTCGGACCAAGGGCGGCAAGGACCCGGCGCTTCTGCGGAATCGCCGAGCCGGCCTCGTCGAGCGCATTCAGGTAGTTCGTCATCGCCCGGAAGGGGCGCCGGTAAAGATCGGCCTGTTCCTCCGTATTGACCATCGAGGCATGGCTCGACCCGATACCCAGGATGAATCGGCCCGGCGCTACATCGTCGAGGCGACTGAAGCCAGCGACCACTTCAGCCGGGGCGTGTTTCCACAGATTCAGGACACCCAGCGCTACGGGAATCCGTTGTGTTGCCCCCAGCAGAGTCGCACCCATGTCGAACACAGGCCCGCCGAAAGCGCCTGGGTACCAAATAGCCGCATATTCCAGCTCTTCGAGTTCAGCCGCGGTGGCCGCAGCCTCGTCAGGCTCTCCGAAGTGCAGTTCAGTGCTCCACACTCCGACGGCGCCGAGCTCGTTAGCGATCACATTATTCGCCTTTGCTGGTCGTCATTGCTATCCCACTCACACCGCGGACTGCTCGTCCGCCCAGCCGCCCGGTAACGGCGCACCTCAAAGTGAGTCTCGCCCAGGTTCACATCGTTGTCAACCGAGAGGTTGGGTATGTCCGAAGAGGGGCGTCTGGATGCCACACCCCGCGGGGTGAACAGTCGCTCGCTCTATCCCCCGGGGGTAGGGCCATTAGTCGCTACACGTGTCGCCGCCGCAGTCGATCAAACAGTCACGACGCCGCGCAGGATCTTGCCGTCACGAAGGTCGTCGTATCCGTTGTTGATCTCGTCGAGCGAGTAGCGGCGGGTGATCAGCTCATCGATCTTCAACTTCCCGGATTCGTAGAGCGCGAGCAGCTCCGGAATCGCTATCCGAGGGTTCATCGAACCGAACACGGTGCCCTTCAATTCCTTGTTCCACAACACCAGGTCGTGAAGGGCCATCGGCACGTGAGTTTGGCTGAACGGTGCCACACCGACTGCCACGCACGTGGAGCCCTTTCCGGTGATGGACAACGCTTCGCTGAGAATATCGCCGTAAAGCACGCTGGGAGCCACGATCACCCGATGGCACAGCTGGCCCCGAGACAGCTCCTGGATCAGCGGTAGTGCCTCGCCGACCGATGACGCGGTGTGCGTCGCGCCGAACTCACGCGCCTTCTCTTGCTTGAACCCGATCGGATCGATAGCAATGACGACACGTGCACCAGCTGCGGCTGCGCCCTGGACCGCGTTGATGCCGATGCCACCTACGCCAATAACGGCGACGACGTCGCCCGGCTGGGTTTGTGCACGAACTACGGCCGCGCCCCAGCCTGTCGGAATACCACACGACAGCAGGGCAGCGATCTCGAAGGGGACGTGTTGCTCAACTTTGATCAACGAAAACTCATGTACGAGAGCGTATTCGGCAAAGGTGCCAAGGTTCGAGTAAACGTTCGTACCTTCTCCACGCCACAAGTGTTTGGGCTTGTCCGCCTTCTGCAGCAGACTGAATCCCAAATCGCAAAGATATTGGCGTCCACTCGCGCACGATGGGCACGTGCCGCAAGCGGGCATGAAGCTGGTGGCCACGTGGTCACCGACTTGGAACCGTTCGACCGCCGACCCGACTTCGACGACAACGCCTGCGCCTTCATGTCCGCCAACGAGTGGAAACTGTGACGGCAAACCCATTGCCAAGCGCGCCTCTTCGGGTATGACCATGTCACCGGTGGCCATGTGCTCATCGGAGTGACATAAGCCGGCGGCCCTGACTTCGACGATCACATCGTGAGGTTCGGGCTTGCCGAGCTCGACATCATCCACGAGCCACTTCTCCCCTACCCCGGTGAGTAACGCTGCCCGCGTCTTCACGATGTGCTCCCTACGGCGTTAGCGACCTCTCGGGCCCAGTTGTAATCAGCCTTGCCCGCCGGCGACCGTCGGATCTCGTCGACAATCGCCACAGTTCGTGGAATCTTGTATCCCGCAAGTTGTTTACGCGCATGCGCTTGCAGCTCGGCAAGATTCATGGCGCATGCAGGGTGAATCGCGATAACAGCCGCCACCTGCTCCCCCAGCAACGGATCGTCAACCCCGACAACTATGGTGTCGAGCACGGCGGGGTGCTCTTTGAGCACCGATTCCACCTCATCCGGAAAAACCTTCTCTCCTCCGGTATTGACAACTAGCGACCCCCGGCCAAGGAGTGTGATTGTTCCGTCCTCGTTGCGGACGGCATTGTCTCCGATCACTGCCCACCGTCGACCATCAACGTCTGTTCGGAAGACTTCAGCGGTCTTTTTGTCATCTCGCCAGTACCCGCTGGCAATGGCGCCTGAGGCCGCAAGTAGTCCAGTCTCTCCGACAGCCGCTTCGCTGAGGTCGCTTCGCAGGATGGCCGTGCCCGGGCGAACCTCGAACCTGGGAGGCTTCTCACCGTCGGCGCCCGCCCGGGTACCGATCGTGCCGGCCTCGCTTCCACCGTAGCCATCGACAATCTGGACGTGCGGCAACGCTTGTTTCAAGCCTGCCTTGACATGTGGAGACAACACCGCACCGCCTGATCCGAATGCCACTAATGACGAGAGGTCCCATCTGGCTGGATTCCGTTGCAGCTGTGCCAGTAACGGGGTCGCCATGGCGTCGCCGACAATGCTCATCACCTCAACGCCAAAATGCTGCACGGTGTCCCACACCCGCGGGGCGTCAAACGTCGGCCCTACCCACACAACCGCAGTGCCCGCGGATGCCCAGGCTCGTAGAACTGCCCATTGCCCGTTGCCGTGCATTAGGGGTGCGACAGCCATCGTCGCCGTGGCCGGCCGCTGGTCCCATTTCCCATCGGCCACATCTGAAATGAGTTGCCCCGTACCCGGGCCCCAATTGAGCGCTCCGTGAAACAAATTGTGATGCTTCCAATAAACCCCTTTGGGCAGCCCGGTAGTTCCGCCGGTGTAGAGCAGGTAGCCATCGTTTCCGGACCTTCGGACAGAGACTCGCGCGGGATCCATATCGGCGAGCAGCGCCGAATAGCTCACCGACCCAGGGCTGTCCATCGGCGAGTCCATGTCGAGAACGACTACATGTGCACGTTGCCGTACCGTTTGTAGACAGGTCAGTATGACTTCCGCCAGTGCGGCTTCCACGACAACGACTTTGGGTTCGCAATCGGCGATGATGTGCGTGATTTCACTGGCGGTATAGCGGTAGTTGATGTTAACCGCCAGTGCGCGGATCTTGAAACAGCCCAGGAAGACGTCGAGCCACTCGATACGGTTGTGCGCCACGACTGCCACCCGGTCGCCTCGTTCGACTCCGAGACCCGCCAGCATATGGGCGCAGCGGTTACCGCGGTCGTCCATCTGCTGGTAGGTGTAGCTAAATCCGTCCGAGAGAGCCACCGCAGTTCGCTGAGGAACGACGTCAACGATCACCTCGAAGAGGTCTGCGAGATTTACGCTGTGGTTGGTCATCTCTGCTCCGCCGTCGTCGGTCTGATTCCAAAAAGTCGGTGCCGAAGCGTCGTTGAGTTGTGCACCGGAATCACAACGTCTCACCACCGTCGATGGCGATGACCTCACCAGTGAGGTATCCACTCTCCTCGCCGCAGAGATAAGCCGCCAGGGCCGCAAACTCTGACTCTGTGCCGTGGCGACCCGCGGGTATACGTGCGACCATCCGGCGGTAGGAGTCCTCGTCTTCGAATTGTGCCTGTGTCATCGCAGTCCGAAAGTGGCCGGCCGCAATCGCGTTCACAGTGATGCCGTAGCGCGCCCATTCGCGCGCCAGTGAGCGAGTCAGCTGCACGAGGGCTCCCTTCGCCGTGTCATAGCAGGAGGTGAACGGGACTGTGCGCCGGACCACGTTGGAGACGACGTTGACCACCCGCCCATATCGTTGGTCGACCAAGGTGCCGCCGAATGCGCGCAGGACGCGCACTGCACCTCCGAGATGGGTTTCATGTAGTGCTGCCCACTCTTCTTCGCTGATCGCGGTATCGAAGCCCGGGAAGGAGTCCTCGATTCCGGGCAGCGGGATGAACGTCTTGTAAAGCAGACTTCCGGCGTTGTTCACGACGATGTCTACCCGGCCGAACAATCGTCTGACCTCGTCGTGGGCCTCCAGCACGGAGTCCGGTGCGGTCACGTCGGTGGATATTGCCGCAACTCGTACCCCGCAGGCACGAGCCTCATCGGCCACCGCGTCGAGCGCCTCACGAGACCTCGCCAATAACGCCACATCAGCACCCTCGTTTGCGAACCGAAGCGCAACGGCGCGACCCAGGCCGCGACTCGCGCCGGTAATCACCGCGACGCGTCCCCGCTGGATCATGATGGCCTCACAGCGACCGCATCGAACAGGTCGGCAAGGTCGACTGAACGTTCAGCCACGTCGCTGCTTGCCACCCTTGCCCGCTTCGATCGATGCCGAGAACTCAAAGGGGGTTGTCCACCCGTAGCGTTGATACTGCAGCGCTACCAATTCGAAAACGCCGTAACCGGTTTCGTTACCCAGCCGGAATTCGCACAATGAGTCATGGATCGTGCCATGGCGCCGCGCCGCATCTGCATATTCCTTGTTGGGCCAGTGTTCCCAGCCGGCCTCTGGTCGGCCGAGCGCCGATGCGTAGGGGTTGGATAGATCCACTGGCTCGGGTGCCATGTAGCTCACCAGCGGGCCCAGGGCGCGGAACTCGAGAGCCTCATTCTTCCCATCAACTGTTTGGAGCTGGACAGTGCCGCGGCTGGGCACCCGCTCGCCCTCGGCCAGCTCGAAGTCGTGATCCACGATCTGAACGCCCGGCCCAACTCGATCGGGATAGCAGAATCCGCCGCTGGAGTACTGGATCTGTCCGGCCGCGTCCTCGAAGTGATACAAGCTAAGGCTCCGGTCCGGAAACTGGACACACGACCAGATCCAGAAGTCGAGTCCTTCGCGGATACCCCAGGTTCGGTCGCGCACACCGTACCAGCCGTCTGCCTCGTAGCGATTTCCGTCGATCTTCATCCAGCCGCGGTAAGTGCCCGACTGGTGCAGATGAGCGAAATCGTGTATTGCCTCCCCGTCGGGCTTTGCCGCCGAGATGCGATCGAACTCCCACGGCCGGTGTCGGGCCGTCCAGGAAAGGTCCATCTCCAGTCCGGACCCGTTGGGCATCATGGTTATTCGCCATTGCTTCATCGGCTCTACGATCTCGAAGGTGAATTCACCGATGTCCATTCGGGCGCGATCGCCACTGATGGGTCGTACCCCGCGCCAGTCCGTCTGACCGCCGTTGATTCCCGGCACCGCCGAGATCACGTATGCGCTGGCCAAATCGGTGTTCGGTGTGGTGCCCATACCGCACACCAACAGCACATCGCCATTGGTTGAGTGCACGTTGAAATAGTTACGTTCCTGCCATTCGGGCCTCCCGCCACCCGGAATCGCAATGCTGTCAGTACTCTGGTGAATGAAGTAATCATCAAGTGGGACAAGCATGCCGGTTCCTTAATCGCATGGCCTGCGGTCATTCCTTAACTGGTAAGAGGGCGAGCAAGTCGTAGGCCCGTTTGAGCAGGATGTCAATTACCGCTCCCCACTGCGCCATGCGCTCATCGGGTAATGCGCCGGTCTCGTAGGCGATAGCCCCCTGGTGGAGGATGCCGGCGAGCTTTGCGATCGCGGCTACCTCGTAGACCTCAACGCCACGAGCGCTCCGACCGCTGACCTTTTCCCAGGTTTTGATGGTTTCCCCGCGCGAAAACATGCCAGGCAGCGCGAAGTAGTCGTAGCTGGGCAATGGTATGTCGCGAACATCGATATCTCCCGGGAACCACCCGAGTACGTAGCCGAGGTCATACAGCGGTTCACCGTTGTGTGCCATCTCCCAATCCAGGAGCGCGGTGAGCTTGCCGCCGTGCCAGAGCGTATTCCCGATCTTGGGATCACCATGCACCACGGCAGGTTCGCCGCTGCGGACGAAGCCAAGATCTGACAGAGTGTCGAAGACCGTTGCGATCGCTAACCCTTGAGCCGCGTGTTGTTTCGATTTTGTGGAGTTCCGTTGCGCACGTTTGCGCCACTCCCCGTAGACCGCTTCCGGCGTTAGTGGGCGGCCCAGGCTGGGCTGCGGTGGCGTCCGGTTCACCGTCGCGATCGCCGTAATCCATTGTTCGCACAGCCGGTGGCGGAATTCAGGGGTGCACTCGGCGAGCCAGGCGGGTGCTTCGTACTCGAACGATTCGCCACGCATCGCCGAGCACAGATAGAAGGGTGCTCCGATGAATTTCTCGTCGGTGCACACGCCGTAGACGCGGGGCACCGGCACGTCGGGTGCAGCTTGCCGGATGTCCGCGAGCACGTCGTGTTGTCGCTTCATGTCGTAGGGCGGCAGCAGGCCCGGGCCCTCCGGCGGAGTTCGCAGGATCATGTCGATGCCGCCGAGCCGGTAGGTTTCATTCGAGTGTCCCGCGGCCAACGTGTCGACAGTCGTGACCGCGCCCGGTCGACCCAGAAACGCCTCCACTCCTGCGGCAAGTGTCTTCGTGTCACGAGGCATTGACGTCTCCGTCTTCTGAAGAGCTAGCGTGTTGGGCGGAATCCGGCGGATGCCACGAACTCCGGGCTGGTCGCCTTTTCGATGAGCGGATCGATATTCGGGCCACCACGCAGGTGATGGCCGCCGTCCACATCGAGGATGGCGCCGGTGATCCAGGCAGATTCGTCCGACAGCAGGAATGCGACAGCCGCGGCGACATCTTCGGGAGTGCCGGTCCGCGCCAGCGGCATCTTGTCCAGATAATCCTGGCGCACGGAAGGTGTCTGCACCAGCTCCGTTGACGCTTCCGTTGGCACTAGTCCCGGGCGCACGGCATTGACACGGACGCGCAACACGCCCAGTTCGTCAGCGGCGGTGCGCACGAGCATTTCCAGGCCGGCTTTAGAAGCGTTGTAAGACACCATGAATCGATGAGTCAACACCCCGGCGATGGATGACATCGCGACGATCGAACCGCCCCCGGCCTCGGCGATGGCTCGACCCGCATGCTTGATGGTCAAAAACGACCCAGTCAGGTTGGTGGCGAGGACGGCATCCCAGCTGGCTTTGTCAGCACTCAAAATGGGTCCGCCGGAGCCGAAGCCGGCATTGACTACCGCAAGGTCGAGGCGTCCAGTTCGCTCAGACGCCGCAGCCACGGCCCGGATCACCGCCGCCTCGTCGGACACGTCGCAGACAACCCCGTTGGCTCGATCACCAAGTTGCGTGGCTGCGCTTTTCAGCTTCGTCTCGTCGCGGCCGCAGACCGTAACCCATGCTCCTTCTGCAATCAGAAGTCGGGCACACGCCAACCCCAGGCCGGAAGCCCCGCCGGTGACAATGGCGCTGCGGCCGACAAATCGACCCCGACTCCTCTGTGACACCTCGGTGTCTGGCATCGTACTACCCCACAGACCCACGAGCTTATCCCAACTGGCTAGTTGGGTATAGCGCGAACGTAGCATCACCACCAGGTGGCGTCAACGCAGACCGGCCACTTCCCGCCCCACCGTTAAGGCGGCGACTGCCTCAACCGCAACGCCCGTTTGGGGCAGCTGTCCACTGCCTGCCGGGCACGCTCGAGCATGTCGTGCTGCGGCCGGACCTCGAGTATCTGCAACGCATCTTCGTCGTCAAGAGCGAACAACTCGGGTGCTATGCCAACACATACGGCATTGGCCTCGCACACATCGGCGTCGACGGTCAGTTCGACATCAGCCATGATCCTCTTCCCAACCGGCCAGAATTTGATCCAGATCGCACCATTTACCATCGAGTTCGGGCAGCTCAGTCCGAGTGCGCGAAAACCGTGGCGCGGGCATGGCCTGAACGACCCCGGTCCGCTTTGCCACTGTTTCGCGGGCAGCGATGTGAGGATGGTTGCATACCTCCCCGAACGAGAGCACCGGCGTCACACAAGCATCGGTGCCGGCGAACAACCTCTCCCAATGCTCGCGCGGGCGAGACGCAAAGACGTTGGCAAATCTCGCTTTTGTCTCGGGCCAGTGTTGTCGATCCAATTGATCGGGAAGAGTCGCAGCATCTATACCCAGTCCGTCGATGAGCGCTCGGTAGAACTGCGGTTCGATGGCTCCCACCGCCACAAAGCCGCCATCGGCGCACTCGTAGGTGTCGTAGAACGGTGCATAACCGTCAAGCAGGTTCGACTCACGCTCATCCTTCCATTGGCCCAGCGGCAGAAGCCCCCACACCATTTGCGCGAGAAGCGACGCGCCATCGATCATGGCGGCGTCGATCACCTGTCCGGAGCCTGAGCGCTGTGTTTCCCACAGCGCCGCAAGTATGCCGATTACCAGAAGCATTGAGCCGCCGCCGAAATCACCGATCAGGTTCAGCGGTGGCACGGGACGCTCCTTCGCTCGCCCGATGGCGTGCAGCACGCCGGTCAGCGAAAGGTAGTTGATGTCGTGGCCTGCTCTTAGGGCCAGCGGCCCTTCCTGCCCCCACCCGGTCATACGGGCGTAGACCAGGCGAGGATTGCCGGCATGACAGTCCGCGGGGCCGAGCCCGAGCCGTTCGGCGACTCCGGGCCGGAAGCCCTCGAGCAGCACATCGGCAACCTGCACCAGCCGTAACACGTCCGCTCGGCCAGCCGAATCTTTCAAATCAACCAGCATGCGGCGGCGACCACGCATCATCGGCTGTGGTGCGTCCGGCGAATCCAATTGCTCGCGGTAGGACGGCCGCTCGATGCGCACGACGTCGGCACCGAGGTCGGCGAGCAGCATCGCCGCGTGCGGGCCAGGGCCGATACCGGCCAGTTCCACGATCCGCAATCCCGCCAACGGTCCCGGCGTCACGCCCAGCGCCCCCTCATGTTGCAAGCCGGTGTCGCGGTGCTTCTTCAGCAGCTGCTCGTATTTCGTTAATTGCCAAGACCGTTCTCTCTCCTGCAAGGCCGCCCCGACTGGATCAGTAGCGGACGCCCTTTAGTGACGGCGTGAATCTCAAGTTGACCTCGGTAGGGCCCGAGATGAAGTTCGACGCCAACCAAGTCGGTTCGCCGACCAGCTCCAAGTTCGGTAATCGGGTAAGCAGGCGGCTCATCATCGCCGAGATCTCGAGCCTGGCGAAATGTGCTCCCAGACAGAAGTGCGGTCCCCCCGCGCCGAATCCCATGTGAGGATTGGGATGCCGGTCCACGATGAAATCGTCGGGATCGGCGAAAACCGCAGGATCCCTGTTTGCGGCCCCGAAGTATAGAAGAACCTTTTCGCCTGCGGCGATGTTGACCGCACCCAGCCGAGTGTCCTGCAATGCCGTCCTGCGCATGAAGACCACCGGGCTTTGGTAGCGCAGAAACTCTTCGACGGCCCGGGGCATCAAACCTGCGATGTCAGCGATCAGTCGCGATTTGGCGTCGGGATGCTCGAACAGCGTTAACATCGCACCGCCCACCAGGTTCCGTACCGTGTCACCGCCGGCGTTGACGAGCAGCAGGATGAACAAGTTGAAATCCAGGTCATCGAGCCGGTGACCGTCGACTTCCGCGTGCACCAAACGGCTGGCAAGAGATTCATCGGGCTGCCGGACTTTCCTCGCGCGCAGATCGGTTCCGAACTGGAGCATTTCCTCGCGAGCCGCGGCGCGCTGCTCATCGCTGACCGCATCCTGTGCCGAGTGCATGACCTCCGTCAGTTCGTATAGCCGGATACCGTCTCGACGTGGGACACCGAGCAGTTCGGCAACCAGATACGACGGGAGCAACCCGGCGACTTGGCTCATCAGCTCGCATTCACCGGCTTCGCAGACTTGATCGATGATCTCGTCGGCCAGCCGGTCGATCAGCGAGGCCCAGCGGGCGGCGCTGCGGGGGGTGAACTCGCTGCTGACCAGCTTGCGGTACTGCGTATGCCTCGGCGGATCCATGAACATCATCATGTGCTGGATCGCTGAAAGTTCGGTTTCGCTGACGTCATACATCGTCATTCCGAATCGATTACTGAAAATCTGCGGGCGGACGCTGGCTTCCTTGACCAAGCCAGCAGTTGTGACCGCCCAGAACCCCGCACCGCCGGGCTCATCATGCCAGTACACCGGTGCGTTCTCTTGCAACCAGTGATACTGATGCACTGGATGGCCGTTGGCAAACGACGCGGAGCTCCAGAGATCGATGGAGACATTAGTTGTGGTTGCGTTCACGATGCCCTCTCCCGGGACAGCAAGTTCGGTCGTCCACTACTTCACATTTCGCGCGATTGCCCGCACAGTCTGGTGAGCGTGCATTCTGCGGTGTCACAATCCGGTGTCCTGGAGCAGTAGCCGGGTCAAGTGCGACGACGCGATCTTCCAGGCACCGTCGACCTTTCGGTATGTTTCGTGGTAATGCCCCCACCCATGGATCAGGCGGTGAAGGTGGGTCGCGACGACGATGTCCTCCATCGGCCAAATACCTCGCGCCTCAGTGTCCGAGATGATCTCCAGTACCGGCGTATGCCCCTGATGCACAGATGTCGTCGGGTTCAGGATGCCCCGCACCACATTCTCCTTGATGGCATCCAGCCCGGTGAAGCTTCTCGTGTCGCCGTCACGCCCGCCCGTCGACACCGCGCTGTCCCAGGCCAGCGTTGCGTCGACGGTGAATAACCCCAGCCACAAGTCCCATTGCTTCGTATCGATGTAGTAGAAATAGCGCGCCTTCAGCTGCCTCAGCGCCTCAAGCTCCGCTAATTCTCGAAATTGGCCCGGCGCCGGGCCTGTCACGGTGTCTTGCATATTTTCCTTAGCCAACTCATTGGTTGGGTAAGGGGGAAACTACCAGCACGGGCGACCTGGTCGCAACAGGTAAGGCCGCCACTAGCCGGTGCGCTGCCCCGCCCATCCGGGGAAAGCAACCGGCACCGAGCTCGGTTGTCAACTTTGTGGCTGGCAACCGTGCTGGGTCGGGCCTACGATCGAGCGCGGCAATGAATCGCCACCAACAACCAGGGAGAGTATCGAGATGGATCGGTTAGGCAGCAGCCTGTTCATCGGTGGCAAATGGGTGCCTTCGCGGACCGACAAACACTTCGATATCGTGTGCGCCTCAACGGAAGAGGTTGTCGGCACCGCACCCGAGGCGACACCGGAGGATGTCGACGCTGCGGTCCTGGCGGCACGATCGGCCGTCGACGATCCCGACGGGTGGGCGCACTGGGATTCCTCCAAACGCGCTGCGACCCTGGAGCAATTCGCTGACGTAATGCAGCAGCGCGGTGACGAACTGGGTCGGCTTGTGACGCTGCAGAACGGTATGCCAACCACGATCGCGAACCTTTCCGAGGTGGTCGCACCTCCCAAGTTGCTGCGCTACTACGCCACGCTGGCGCGCAGTGTCCGGCTCGAAGAGGAGCGGGTGTCGATGAGCGGCGGGACAACGGTTGTACGCCGGGTACCGGTAGGTGTCGTGGCGGCGATCGTGCCGTGGAACTTTCCCCAGAGCGTCACCTTTTTCAAACTCGCACCTGCCCTGGCCGCAGGGAACAGCTGCGTCCTCAAGCCGGCGCCCGAAACGGTGCTGGACGCGTGGCTGATTGCCGACGCGGCAGCTGAGGCTGGAATCCCGCCTGGCGTCATCAATCTGGTCACCGGTGGGCCCGCCGTTGGTGCCTATCTTGTGCAACACCCGGACGTCGACAAGGTGGCCTTTACCGGGTCAACGCGCGCTGGTCGGTCGATCGGTGAGGTATGCGGCCGGCTGTTGCGGCCTGTGACTTTGGAATTGGGCGGTAAGTCGGCGACCGTGATCCTGGACGACGCCGACCTCGCGTCCACAGTTCAGGGGCTGTTTCCCTGCACGCTGGTCAACAGCGGCCAGACATGCATGCTCGGTACCAGGGTGCTGGCGCCACGAAGTCGCTACGACGAGGTCGTCGATGCGCTCACCGCCTTCGCTTCGGCGCTGCCGATGGGAGATCCGTTCGACTTGCACACGATGCTGGGGCCGCTGGTCAGCAGCCGGCAGCGTGACCGTGTCGAGCGGTACATCGCTCTCGGCCGCAAGGAGGGGCGCCTTGTTCTGGGCGGGGGAAGGCCACCGGATCTGGACAAGGGGTGGTACGTGTCGGCAACGATTTTTTCCGACGTGTCCAACGATGCGACCATCGCCCGTGAAGAAATCTTCGGTCCGGTGCTCACGGTTATCCCTTACGACAATGAGGAAGATGCGATTCGCATCGCCAACGACTCCCGGTACGGCCTCGGCGGCAGTGTGTGGAGCGCCGATCCGGAGCGAGCGCGTGCTGTCGCATCCCGGATACGTACCGGGACGATCGGCGTGAACTTCTACGACATCGACTACTGCAGCCCCTTCGGCGGTATCAAAGACAGCGGAATCGGACGCGAGCTCGGGCCCGAAGGGCTGGCCGCATTCCAACAGCTGCAATCTGTCTACCTCAGCTGAACGCAGACACGTATCCGCACGCGGCTGCGGCGGTTCTGCGGCTGCCCGGTGCGCGTGACAGGCTAATAGTTGCATCGGCGGCTCTCATGGTTCAGGATGTGCGTGTAACCAACTGCAGGGTTGGGTACAGCGCTTGGGCGCTGTAGAGACTGGCAGGGGAGGTTTACCGATTCCGCGCGCTGGCAGCGTAAATGGGTGAGAGCCAACATTGCCCGATAGCGGCCAGAAATCCAGCAGCAGCCGGATGAGGCGCCAAGATTGAGGATCTATGACGGCACCGGTGAGGAATTGAAGGGCGCCGAGTAGCCCCTCGTATCAGCCC is drawn from Mycobacterium branderi and contains these coding sequences:
- a CDS encoding TIGR03620 family F420-dependent LLM class oxidoreductase; translated protein: MIANELGAVGVWSTELHFGEPDEAAATAAELEELEYAAIWYPGAFGGPVFDMGATLLGATQRIPVALGVLNLWKHAPAEVVAGFSRLDDVAPGRFILGIGSSHASMVNTEEQADLYRRPFRAMTNYLNALDEAGSAIPQKRRVLAALGPKMLKTAKERAAGVHPYFVTAEHTRRARESLGGDALLAPEHAVVLEQQATRAREIARKYTGAYLGFPNYCRNLLRLGWKEEDFLDGGSDQLVDALVAWGKPEEIRKKVYSHHEAGADHVCIQVIGENWGQMPPEFPRREWRELAAALVA
- a CDS encoding SDR family NAD(P)-dependent oxidoreductase; translated protein: MIQRGRVAVITGASRGLGRAVALRFANEGADVALLARSREALDAVADEARACGVRVAAISTDVTAPDSVLEAHDEVRRLFGRVDIVVNNAGSLLYKTFIPLPGIEDSFPGFDTAISEEEWAALHETHLGGAVRVLRAFGGTLVDQRYGRVVNVVSNVVRRTVPFTSCYDTAKGALVQLTRSLAREWARYGITVNAIAAGHFRTAMTQAQFEDEDSYRRMVARIPAGRHGTESEFAALAAYLCGEESGYLTGEVIAIDGGETL
- a CDS encoding DUF7064 domain-containing protein, translated to MHSTNGDVLLVCGMGTTPNTDLASAYVISAVPGINGGQTDWRGVRPISGDRARMDIGEFTFEIVEPMKQWRITMMPNGSGLEMDLSWTARHRPWEFDRISAAKPDGEAIHDFAHLHQSGTYRGWMKIDGNRYEADGWYGVRDRTWGIREGLDFWIWSCVQFPDRSLSLYHFEDAAGQIQYSSGGFCYPDRVGPGVQIVDHDFELAEGERVPSRGTVQLQTVDGKNEALEFRALGPLVSYMAPEPVDLSNPYASALGRPEAGWEHWPNKEYADAARRHGTIHDSLCEFRLGNETGYGVFELVALQYQRYGWTTPFEFSASIEAGKGGKQRRG
- a CDS encoding phosphotransferase family protein; this encodes MPRDTKTLAAGVEAFLGRPGAVTTVDTLAAGHSNETYRLGGIDMILRTPPEGPGLLPPYDMKRQHDVLADIRQAAPDVPVPRVYGVCTDEKFIGAPFYLCSAMRGESFEYEAPAWLAECTPEFRHRLCEQWITAIATVNRTPPQPSLGRPLTPEAVYGEWRKRAQRNSTKSKQHAAQGLAIATVFDTLSDLGFVRSGEPAVVHGDPKIGNTLWHGGKLTALLDWEMAHNGEPLYDLGYVLGWFPGDIDVRDIPLPSYDYFALPGMFSRGETIKTWEKVSGRSARGVEVYEVAAIAKLAGILHQGAIAYETGALPDERMAQWGAVIDILLKRAYDLLALLPVKE
- a CDS encoding AMP-binding protein, which gives rise to MTNHSVNLADLFEVIVDVVPQRTAVALSDGFSYTYQQMDDRGNRCAHMLAGLGVERGDRVAVVAHNRIEWLDVFLGCFKIRALAVNINYRYTASEITHIIADCEPKVVVVEAALAEVILTCLQTVRQRAHVVVLDMDSPMDSPGSVSYSALLADMDPARVSVRRSGNDGYLLYTGGTTGLPKGVYWKHHNLFHGALNWGPGTGQLISDVADGKWDQRPATATMAVAPLMHGNGQWAVLRAWASAGTAVVWVGPTFDAPRVWDTVQHFGVEVMSIVGDAMATPLLAQLQRNPARWDLSSLVAFGSGGAVLSPHVKAGLKQALPHVQIVDGYGGSEAGTIGTRAGADGEKPPRFEVRPGTAILRSDLSEAAVGETGLLAASGAIASGYWRDDKKTAEVFRTDVDGRRWAVIGDNAVRNEDGTITLLGRGSLVVNTGGEKVFPDEVESVLKEHPAVLDTIVVGVDDPLLGEQVAAVIAIHPACAMNLAELQAHARKQLAGYKIPRTVAIVDEIRRSPAGKADYNWAREVANAVGSTS
- a CDS encoding NDMA-dependent alcohol dehydrogenase, which produces MKTRAALLTGVGEKWLVDDVELGKPEPHDVIVEVRAAGLCHSDEHMATGDMVIPEEARLAMGLPSQFPLVGGHEGAGVVVEVGSAVERFQVGDHVATSFMPACGTCPSCASGRQYLCDLGFSLLQKADKPKHLWRGEGTNVYSNLGTFAEYALVHEFSLIKVEQHVPFEIAALLSCGIPTGWGAAVVRAQTQPGDVVAVIGVGGIGINAVQGAAAAGARVVIAIDPIGFKQEKAREFGATHTASSVGEALPLIQELSRGQLCHRVIVAPSVLYGDILSEALSITGKGSTCVAVGVAPFSQTHVPMALHDLVLWNKELKGTVFGSMNPRIAIPELLALYESGKLKIDELITRRYSLDEINNGYDDLRDGKILRGVVTV